From a region of the Oryza sativa Japonica Group chromosome 6, ASM3414082v1 genome:
- the LOC136356849 gene encoding serine/threonine-protein phosphatase 7 long form homolog yields MAPTLQDVSYLLGLPLAGAAVGPVDGVFGWKEDITARFEQVMRLPHLGPTTTLPPYSTVGPSKAWLLQFTADLLHPDADDYSVRRSLEAYLLWLFGWLMFTSTHGHAVDFRLVHYARSIADAQPQDVPQWSWGSAVLAATYRALCEACTKTDAGAIIAGCPMLLQLWAAERFAIGRPVVDSAPYGVGRSAQWPEDGPTMGTYWCRRGRRYAHVQVRRGYPDFVFEFDRLQPSDVIWEPYTEEAVAARAPLGLSSLCTRDQAYWLTILPMVFDIFVEPHCPQRVMRQFGLRQVFPGNVQPTVLPADHSLTRRGQLAGALWAPRVQQYVDDWVLATEEVINELFPHTEENYRDYLRWYLPRTRARVTFTPDAPEPHVAAVTDAYPTHRDRDYFVAADAARDISADITAVQVRLNRGLHLTDVEQRVTFDRMQEKMRAVMRVFSCRSAVDVVPPAGPVQPRPRAPTVGAGPRPTAPISHGPRLPSSAPSFGSVRPTAPVSHGPRLPSSAFAGTTGASTSSAGAFATSSGAFASSSSHGASIPRPHGFAAGIFGTGASSSHAGRTGPTSQFYDDDLHGADHHDVLGSSQLGGAPEAHTQEQPEVTPVQAGRVGRAVPPDRLTYSHGHIRAQGRRDRGKRPRQ; encoded by the exons atggctccgacactgcaggacgtgtcgtacctgctcgggctaccgctggcgggagcagcagttggtcccgtggacggtgtttttgggtggaaggaggatatcactgcgcgcttcgagcaggtgatgcgccttccacacctaggaccgaccaccacccttcctccgtactctacagtcgggcctagcaaggcttggttgctccagttcact gcggaccttctgcaccctgacgctgatgattactcggtccgacgctcccttgaggcgtacctgttgtggttgttcgggtggctgatgttcactagcacccacgggcacgctgtggacttccggctggtccactacgcacggtccatcgcggatgctcagccacaggacgtgccgcagtggagctggggttctgccgtgctagcagccacgtaccgtgccctctgtgaggcgtgcacgaagactgacgcgggagcgatcatcgctggctgccctatgttgcttcagctttgggcagccgagaggtttgccataggtcgaccagtggtggacagcgcaccctacggggttggtcgcagcgcgcagtggccagaggacggtcccacgatggggacttactggtgtcgacgtggg cgtcgttacgctcacgtccaggtgagacgtggttacccggacttcgtgttcgagtttgaccgtctccagccgagcgacgtcatctgggagccgtacacagaagaggccgtcgctgcgagagcaccgctaggactttcgtccttgtgcacacgcgaccaggcttactggctcaccatcctgccgatggtgttcgacattttcgttgagcctcactgcccgcagcgtgtgatgagacagttcggacttaggcaggtgtttccgggcaacgtgcagccgaccgtcctccctgccgaccactc gttgactcgacggggacagctagcaggcgcactttgggctccacgtgtacagcagtacgttgacgactgggtgttagctacagaggaggtgatcaacgagctcttcccacacacggaggagaactaccgtgactaccttcgttggtaccttcctcgcactcgtgcgcgtgtgaccttcactccagacgccccagagccgcacgttgccgctgtcacggacgcgtatcccacgcaccgtgaccgagactacttcgtggcg gctgatgccgcacgggatatcagtgccgatatcaccgcagtccaagtgaggttgaacagaggtttgcacttgactgacgttgagcagagggtgaccttcgaccggatgcaggagaagatgcgtgcggtcatgcgcgtcttctcctgtcgcagcgccgtggacgtcgtacctccagctggtccggtacaaccacggcctcgcgcgcctaccgtcggagcaggacctcgacctacggcacctatttcgcacg gacctcgtttgccttcgagcgcccctagcttcggatcagtgcgacctacagcaccggtttcgcacg gacctcgtctgccttcgagcgcgttcgcaggcacgaccggcgcttccacgagctccgcaggggcgttcgccacctcttcgggcgcgttcgccagctcttcctctcacggagcgtcgatccctcgcccacacg gatttgcagccgggatcttcggtactggggcctcttcgtctcacgccggtaggactggtcctactagccagttctacgacgacgacttgcacggtgcagaccaccacgacgtactaggctcctctcagcttggaggagctccagaggcgcacactcaggagcagccagaggtcacacctgtacaggcaggacgggttggccgtgccgtacccccggaccgactcacgtactcccacgggcacattagggcgcagggtaggagggacaggggtaagaggcctcgtcagtag